A genomic stretch from Spongiibacter nanhainus includes:
- the gloB gene encoding hydroxyacylglutathione hydrolase codes for MTLAKIEFIPAFSDNYIWCLSDVDGNALLVDPGDAEPALAHLKAHHLQLNAVLITHHHPDHVGGLPEILNACGDIPVYGPQNHCETINHRVAGGDSVQLLGSTFEVIAVPGHTLDHIAYYLRAEDSENNTPALFCGDTLFAGGCGRLFEGTPEQMYASLGALSELPGPTRVYCAHEYTLNNLKFALQAEPGNAALAKRMDTTEQLRADNLATVPSTIALELDTNPFLRTQSKELQRTVAQAAQISEGTAVEYFAALRAWKDRS; via the coding sequence ATGACATTAGCTAAAATAGAATTTATCCCAGCTTTCAGTGATAACTATATCTGGTGCCTATCCGACGTCGACGGCAACGCCCTGCTTGTCGACCCGGGAGACGCCGAGCCCGCGCTCGCCCATCTGAAAGCCCACCACCTGCAGCTTAACGCAGTTTTAATCACGCATCATCACCCCGATCATGTTGGCGGACTGCCGGAAATTCTAAATGCCTGTGGCGATATTCCGGTATACGGGCCTCAAAATCACTGCGAGACCATCAATCACCGGGTAGCGGGTGGCGACAGCGTTCAGCTTCTCGGCAGCACGTTTGAGGTCATTGCCGTTCCCGGACACACTCTCGATCACATCGCTTACTACCTCCGCGCCGAGGACAGCGAAAACAATACCCCTGCCCTGTTCTGTGGCGACACCTTGTTTGCCGGTGGCTGTGGCCGTCTTTTTGAGGGCACACCCGAACAAATGTACGCGTCACTTGGCGCCTTGAGCGAACTTCCTGGCCCTACCCGCGTCTATTGTGCCCATGAATACACTCTTAACAATTTAAAATTTGCCCTTCAGGCCGAACCTGGCAACGCTGCCCTCGCCAAACGCATGGATACCACAGAGCAACTGCGGGCTGACAACCTCGCCACAGTGCCCTCTACCATTGCTTTGGAGCTGGATACCAACCCCTTTCTGCGGACCCAAAGCAAGGAATTGCAACGGACTGTCGCGCAAGCCGCACAGATCAGTGAGGGAACGGCAGTGGAATATTTTGCCGCGCTACGAGCCTGGAAAGATAGAAGCTAA
- a CDS encoding methyltransferase domain-containing protein, whose amino-acid sequence MPRWRAQHSPEFLLPALRQWFKTPVGQTVLQEEQQLISEAIETAIAPGHRILGLSIIPERCCLDVGNNGRVFRLGSSGHYGFTQVLDAICDFDRLPVESESQDIVVLHHLLEFVENPHSVLREVERVMVPHGRLIVCGINPWSLLALRGVMGRLRRSAMWQHHSLSLSRVNDWLSLLGFEADETRYAFHRLPVNRPAFFMNHRAPASRFPMGGVYVLNAVKYRAPLTPSEEGLRRRAQVLAHPAMLGATRGIGATPQGMSTTQRVATNRRYRRRLPKIIKIEPQND is encoded by the coding sequence ATGCCCAGATGGCGCGCACAACATTCGCCAGAATTCCTGCTACCGGCGCTGCGGCAATGGTTTAAAACCCCGGTGGGGCAAACCGTGCTTCAGGAGGAGCAGCAGCTCATCAGTGAGGCTATCGAGACTGCGATTGCGCCGGGCCATCGTATTCTGGGGCTCAGTATCATCCCAGAGCGCTGCTGCCTGGATGTGGGCAACAATGGGCGGGTTTTCCGCCTGGGCAGCAGCGGTCACTACGGATTTACCCAGGTACTGGACGCCATTTGCGATTTTGACCGTCTGCCGGTGGAGAGCGAGTCCCAGGATATTGTCGTGCTTCACCATCTGCTGGAGTTTGTTGAAAACCCCCACAGCGTGTTGCGTGAGGTGGAGCGGGTCATGGTGCCCCACGGTCGGCTGATTGTTTGTGGCATCAACCCGTGGTCGCTGTTGGCCTTGCGGGGCGTAATGGGGCGCCTTCGTCGCAGTGCCATGTGGCAACACCACAGTTTAAGTTTGTCGAGGGTTAACGATTGGCTGTCACTACTGGGCTTTGAGGCTGACGAGACCCGCTATGCCTTCCACCGTCTGCCGGTGAATCGACCGGCGTTTTTTATGAATCATCGCGCCCCGGCCAGTCGCTTTCCCATGGGTGGCGTTTACGTCCTCAATGCGGTGAAATACCGCGCCCCACTGACGCCCTCCGAGGAGGGGCTTCGCCGGCGTGCTCAGGTCTTAGCTCATCCCGCTATGTTGGGGGCCACCCGGGGCATTGGCGCGACACCGCAGGGCATGAGCACGACGCAGAGGGTCGCAACAAACCGCCGTTACCGTCGCCGGCTTCCCAAAATTATTAAAATTGAACCGCAGAATGACTGA
- the rnhA gene encoding ribonuclease HI — translation MTDTNNPIEIFTDGACRGNPGPGGWGALLRSGSREKSLYGGERDTTNNRMELTAAIEGLKALKRPCKVVLTTDSQYVRKGITEWMGNWKKKGWKTAAKKPVKNADLWRALDELSQQHDIDWHWVKGHSGHRENEIADALANQGIDELS, via the coding sequence ATGACTGATACCAACAATCCGATAGAAATTTTCACCGACGGCGCCTGTCGCGGTAACCCTGGACCAGGGGGCTGGGGCGCGCTACTGCGGTCCGGCTCCCGGGAAAAATCCCTGTACGGCGGCGAGCGCGACACGACCAACAACCGCATGGAACTGACCGCGGCCATAGAGGGCTTGAAAGCGCTGAAACGTCCCTGCAAAGTCGTACTGACCACCGATTCCCAGTATGTTCGCAAGGGCATTACCGAGTGGATGGGCAACTGGAAAAAGAAGGGATGGAAAACTGCCGCCAAAAAACCGGTCAAGAACGCTGACCTGTGGCGCGCCCTCGACGAACTGAGCCAACAGCACGATATAGATTGGCACTGGGTAAAGGGGCACAGCGGCCACCGGGAGAATGAGATAGCGGATGCTCTGGCCAATCAGGGTATCGACGAGCTGAGCTAG
- the dnaQ gene encoding DNA polymerase III subunit epsilon: protein MSRQIVLDTETTGLEPSQGHRIIEIGCVEMVNRRLTGRHFHQYINPQREVEAGAIEVHGITNEMLADKPVFADVAGPFLEFVKGAELVIHNAPFDVGFLDAELSQLGSDLPRINEICSVLDTLVMARQKHPGQRNSLDALCQRYDVDNSQRDLHGALLDAEILADVYLMMTGGQTNLALAGDDHGDRSGGAQSQEGFRRLAAERPALAVIRASDEELSAHEAQLQIIDKASGGQCLWRSAVANDVIEQ, encoded by the coding sequence ATGAGTCGCCAAATCGTACTGGATACCGAAACCACCGGTCTGGAGCCCTCCCAGGGCCACAGGATCATTGAGATCGGCTGTGTGGAGATGGTCAATCGGCGGCTTACCGGACGCCACTTCCACCAATACATCAATCCGCAGCGGGAGGTGGAAGCCGGCGCCATTGAGGTTCACGGCATAACCAATGAAATGCTGGCCGACAAACCGGTATTTGCCGATGTGGCAGGGCCCTTCCTTGAATTTGTCAAAGGCGCAGAGCTGGTGATCCACAACGCGCCCTTTGATGTTGGCTTCTTGGATGCAGAGCTGAGTCAATTGGGCAGCGACCTGCCGCGCATCAACGAAATATGCAGCGTGCTGGATACCCTGGTGATGGCCCGGCAGAAACACCCCGGCCAGCGCAATAGCCTGGACGCGCTGTGCCAACGCTACGATGTGGACAATTCCCAGCGGGATCTCCACGGCGCACTGCTGGACGCGGAAATACTGGCCGACGTCTATCTGATGATGACCGGCGGCCAAACCAACCTTGCCTTGGCCGGGGATGACCACGGCGACCGCTCGGGTGGGGCGCAATCCCAGGAGGGCTTCCGCCGGCTTGCCGCCGAACGCCCGGCATTGGCGGTGATCCGGGCCAGCGACGAGGAGCTCAGCGCCCACGAGGCGCAGCTGCAAATTATCGATAAAGCCAGTGGCGGTCAGTGCCTGTGGCGGTCGGCCGTGGCCAACGATGTCATCGAGCAGTAG
- a CDS encoding cation/multidrug efflux pump, with translation MALPELDTLLLVTSGVCLLLSALVILQIRRRPLRTCCLSLVLVPLTGAVVVLTQDVISYRLLAEEEQVAKVFVAQSGDQRFDIVLDRFNGGPSQRFTLNGDQWMLEGRVLRWQLPMARMGLQNLVRLSRVSGRYQSLEQERNQTQRSVYAVESGELVDSWQWLGDFKPLRRWVEVDFGNAVFAPLQDGAVYAVYLGRSGLFLKGENPIAIKALQDWSSS, from the coding sequence ATGGCGCTGCCTGAACTCGACACGCTGTTACTGGTTACCAGCGGCGTCTGCCTGCTGCTCAGTGCGCTTGTCATCCTGCAGATTCGTCGTCGACCACTTCGCACCTGCTGTCTGTCCCTGGTGTTGGTGCCGCTTACCGGTGCTGTCGTTGTGCTCACCCAGGATGTGATTAGTTATCGCCTTTTGGCGGAAGAAGAGCAGGTGGCCAAGGTGTTTGTGGCTCAGAGTGGGGACCAACGTTTTGATATTGTCCTGGACCGCTTTAACGGTGGACCGAGCCAGCGATTTACCCTTAACGGCGATCAGTGGATGTTGGAGGGTAGGGTGCTGCGTTGGCAGCTGCCAATGGCCAGAATGGGGCTACAGAATTTGGTCCGCCTAAGCCGTGTCTCGGGTCGCTATCAGTCTCTTGAACAAGAAAGAAACCAGACACAGCGCAGTGTTTACGCTGTAGAGAGCGGCGAATTAGTGGACAGTTGGCAGTGGTTGGGTGACTTCAAACCGCTGCGCCGATGGGTGGAGGTAGACTTCGGCAACGCGGTCTTTGCGCCACTGCAAGACGGCGCCGTGTACGCGGTATACCTCGGCCGCAGCGGCTTGTTCCTCAAGGGGGAAAACCCCATTGCCATCAAAGCCTTGCAGGATTGGAGCAGTTCTTGA
- the sohB gene encoding protease SohB, translating into MEFLSEYGLFLAKVVTAVVAIVIVVGAIVAISQRSRKEGEEGHIEVTNLNHRYEDWEDALHYSLMNEADYKKHHKERRKKDKAERKGKLPAEDKKRIFVLDFDGDIRASAVEHLRREISAVLTIARDKDEVLLRLESPGGMVHSYGLAASQLARIRDRGIPLTIAIDRVAASGGYMMACIGNRLLAAPFAILGSIGVVAQMPNFHRLLKKHDIDVELHTAGEHKRTLTMVGENTEAGRRKFLEELEDTHQLFKEFVKEHRPQLDVDGIATGEVWFGQRALDKQLIDELGTSDDYLLKQRDQADLFAVRYRQKRRIQEKLGLAAEATVERSLWKVVEQLKSNRYWSL; encoded by the coding sequence TTGGAATTTTTGTCTGAGTACGGATTGTTTCTCGCTAAAGTCGTCACCGCTGTGGTGGCCATTGTGATTGTGGTGGGCGCCATTGTTGCCATCAGTCAGCGCAGCCGCAAAGAGGGTGAGGAGGGGCACATTGAGGTCACCAATCTCAACCACCGTTATGAGGATTGGGAAGACGCGCTTCACTACTCCCTAATGAACGAGGCCGACTATAAAAAGCACCACAAGGAACGCCGGAAAAAAGACAAAGCCGAGCGCAAAGGTAAGCTTCCGGCAGAAGATAAGAAGCGCATATTTGTACTGGATTTTGACGGTGATATCCGCGCCTCTGCAGTGGAGCATCTGCGCCGGGAAATCTCTGCGGTACTGACTATAGCCAGGGACAAAGACGAAGTGCTACTGCGATTGGAGAGCCCCGGAGGTATGGTGCACAGCTACGGCCTGGCGGCTTCCCAGCTGGCGCGTATTCGCGATCGGGGCATTCCTTTAACTATCGCCATTGACCGGGTGGCGGCGTCGGGGGGGTATATGATGGCCTGTATCGGCAATCGCCTGCTGGCCGCGCCTTTTGCCATCCTCGGTTCCATCGGGGTGGTGGCGCAGATGCCCAACTTCCACAGGCTTCTGAAAAAACACGATATCGACGTTGAACTTCACACTGCGGGCGAGCACAAGCGAACCCTGACTATGGTGGGTGAGAACACCGAGGCCGGACGCCGAAAATTCCTGGAAGAGCTGGAAGATACCCACCAGCTCTTTAAAGAGTTTGTTAAAGAGCACCGCCCGCAGTTGGATGTGGACGGCATCGCCACCGGCGAAGTGTGGTTTGGTCAGCGCGCCCTGGACAAGCAACTGATCGATGAGTTGGGTACCAGCGATGACTACCTGTTGAAGCAACGGGATCAAGCTGATCTGTTTGCGGTTCGCTATCGACAAAAACGCCGTATTCAAGAAAAGCTCGGCTTGGCCGCCGAAGCCACAGTTGAGCGTTCGCTGTGGAAAGTGGTTGAACAGCTAAAGTCGAACCGTTACTGGTCGTTATAG
- the gspG gene encoding type II secretion system major pseudopilin GspG: MRLATRTPKLAKRREAGISLREVMLVLAVVAVLALIFAYILMQRLDGAVGKQVDSELNRLSAALHRYKLDNRRYPTSEQGLEALLAVPIVEPIPNKWQGPYVDRPSLTEDPWGRPYRYQSSHAPPRFEIVTLGADNTAGGKGVNADISLVYQSDTLLD; encoded by the coding sequence ATGCGATTAGCGACTCGTACACCCAAACTGGCGAAACGCCGGGAAGCCGGTATATCCCTGCGGGAGGTTATGCTGGTGTTGGCCGTTGTGGCGGTCCTGGCCTTGATATTTGCTTACATCCTCATGCAGCGCCTCGACGGTGCGGTAGGCAAGCAGGTGGACAGCGAACTCAACCGTCTCTCTGCTGCTCTGCATCGCTACAAGCTGGACAATCGTCGCTACCCCACCTCAGAGCAGGGTTTAGAGGCTTTGCTGGCGGTGCCGATAGTCGAGCCCATCCCCAACAAGTGGCAGGGGCCGTATGTAGATCGGCCTTCTCTGACTGAAGACCCCTGGGGTAGGCCCTATCGTTATCAGTCATCCCACGCGCCACCGCGATTTGAGATAGTCACCCTGGGGGCTGACAACACCGCCGGCGGCAAGGGCGTCAACGCGGATATTTCCCTCGTCTACCAGAGCGACACGCTGTTGGACTAG
- a CDS encoding DUF4124 domain-containing protein, giving the protein MKTTHGWLSALLCLCIASQVLAAEPLYFWHDDAGRPHYSESPPGDNRSYRKLKPNDLPSLHITPPADKKLYPSTRSKGSSGSGAYYQQRSDRNRNRHTKAECRQYESQLRRMERCVRENDCGLTNRELRHKHHHWNVMYHKYCDF; this is encoded by the coding sequence ATGAAAACCACACACGGATGGCTTTCGGCGCTGCTGTGCCTGTGCATCGCCTCCCAGGTATTGGCCGCCGAGCCATTGTATTTCTGGCACGATGACGCCGGCAGGCCCCACTACAGCGAGTCGCCACCAGGCGATAACCGCAGCTATAGGAAGTTAAAACCTAACGACCTACCAAGCCTGCACATCACTCCACCCGCAGACAAAAAACTTTATCCGTCCACCAGGAGCAAGGGCAGCAGCGGCAGCGGCGCCTACTATCAACAACGCAGCGATCGTAACCGCAATCGCCACACAAAAGCCGAGTGCCGTCAATACGAAAGTCAATTGCGTCGTATGGAGCGCTGCGTTAGGGAAAACGACTGTGGATTAACTAATCGGGAACTGCGCCATAAGCACCATCACTGGAACGTGATGTACCACAAGTATTGCGACTTTTAG
- a CDS encoding TolC family protein, with amino-acid sequence MKRFLPMQRALLQTLSLAYLATMASAAAAQSPLSLERALQLAVESDPWLEGSHHREVALESESIAESSLPDPTINLGAVNFPTNTFDSDQEPMTQLNIGVSQRFPRGETRALSQRQKQQLAAREPLLREDRKAKVATTVTQLWLEAFRAQESIRLIEKDRALFEHLVDATKASYSSALGRARQQDVIRAQLELTRLDDRLTVLRQQLESYQQKLAEWAGNSARGPLAADLPERAPPLEMLADHSGPRPEQWYYTRVQQHPTLRALNKQILARQTEVALAKEQYKPAWGVSAQYGYRDDTPLGAERADLVSVGVSFDLPVFTAQRQDQRLKAASARVEALKTQRSLLQRQLVAQLDARIVQFKRLDQRRALYDQALLPQMAEQAEAALAAYNNDVGDFAEAVRARIAELNAKIDFLQIRIDLQKTVAELNYLLNTAPANPTKEVRP; translated from the coding sequence ATGAAACGATTTTTGCCCATGCAGCGGGCTTTGCTGCAGACCCTGTCGCTGGCGTACTTGGCCACAATGGCCTCTGCCGCGGCGGCACAATCGCCGCTGTCACTTGAGCGAGCCTTGCAGCTCGCTGTCGAATCGGATCCTTGGCTGGAAGGCAGTCACCACCGCGAGGTGGCGCTGGAGAGTGAGTCAATCGCGGAGTCCAGCCTGCCGGACCCAACAATCAATCTCGGTGCGGTCAACTTCCCTACCAATACCTTCGATAGCGATCAGGAGCCGATGACCCAACTGAACATTGGCGTGAGCCAACGCTTTCCCCGGGGCGAGACCCGCGCCTTGTCGCAGCGGCAAAAGCAACAATTGGCCGCACGTGAGCCCCTGCTCAGAGAGGATCGCAAAGCCAAGGTCGCGACCACCGTAACCCAGCTCTGGCTGGAGGCTTTTAGGGCACAGGAAAGTATTCGCCTGATCGAAAAGGATCGGGCCCTGTTCGAACACCTGGTGGACGCCACCAAAGCCAGTTACTCCTCGGCGCTGGGGCGAGCCCGGCAACAGGATGTCATACGGGCGCAACTGGAGCTGACCCGCCTTGATGACCGCCTCACTGTTCTGCGGCAGCAACTGGAAAGCTATCAGCAAAAATTGGCTGAGTGGGCGGGCAATAGCGCCCGTGGGCCCCTCGCAGCGGATCTTCCCGAGCGGGCTCCGCCCCTGGAAATGTTGGCCGACCACAGCGGCCCCCGGCCTGAACAGTGGTACTACACCCGGGTACAGCAACATCCCACACTGCGGGCCCTCAACAAGCAAATCCTGGCTCGGCAAACCGAAGTGGCGTTAGCGAAAGAACAATACAAACCGGCCTGGGGGGTATCAGCACAATACGGATACCGGGACGACACCCCGCTGGGTGCTGAAAGAGCGGATTTGGTCTCTGTCGGTGTCAGCTTTGACCTCCCTGTGTTTACAGCTCAGCGCCAGGACCAGCGCTTAAAGGCGGCCAGCGCCAGAGTCGAGGCGTTAAAAACACAGCGGTCACTGTTGCAGCGGCAATTAGTTGCACAGTTGGATGCCCGCATTGTGCAATTCAAGCGACTGGATCAGCGGCGAGCACTGTATGACCAGGCATTGCTGCCGCAAATGGCAGAGCAGGCAGAGGCCGCACTGGCAGCCTACAACAACGATGTGGGAGATTTTGCTGAAGCCGTTCGGGCCCGTATCGCTGAGCTCAATGCCAAGATTGATTTTTTACAGATCCGGATCGATCTACAAAAAACCGTTGCCGAATTGAACTACCTGCTCAACACGGCCCCAGCCAACCCGACGAAGGAGGTTCGCCCATGA
- a CDS encoding efflux RND transporter periplasmic adaptor subunit, with protein MKRPDKHSVLIISALLLGTAVTAYNLALWQGDGADDKNNKKPLYWVAPMDPNFKRDQPGKSPMGMDLIPVYEEGDNGGEQGAGAVTISPNVVNNLGVRTAGVTRGQLAMTVNTVGYVQYDEDRLIHIHPRVEGWVEKLHVKAAGDPVAKGAVLYTLYSPMLVNAQEELQLALKRNNPTLIAAAMERLEALQVPQADIDRIKRTGKVSQTITVAAPQSGVLDNLMVREGMFVKPGMEMMSIGQLEHIWVIGEVFERQAVSVKEGDPVRMRLDYVPGREWTGKVDYIYPTLNPKTRTAQVRVRFDNNDRYLKPGMFAQMAIDTHPSEAALLIPREALIRTGSQSRVVLAQGEGRFKSIAVKVGRVGEDQVEILSGLVADDRIVTSAQFLIDSESSKSSDFKRMDHGDMKVEPDNTAEVSGTVNRVDVQAGTVNISRGAIAKWGRPASTLDFGVGRGVDLDALSEGDRLRFRFRVDNGTFTVVEVLEHGASLSDTDQRAQEHSHD; from the coding sequence ATGAAAAGGCCTGATAAGCACTCCGTCCTCATCATCAGCGCGCTGCTCCTTGGCACGGCCGTCACCGCCTACAACCTGGCGCTATGGCAGGGCGACGGCGCTGACGATAAAAACAACAAAAAGCCCCTGTATTGGGTGGCGCCGATGGACCCAAATTTTAAGCGGGATCAACCCGGCAAGTCCCCAATGGGCATGGATTTAATCCCTGTGTATGAGGAGGGCGATAACGGGGGAGAGCAAGGCGCCGGTGCGGTGACGATTTCGCCCAATGTGGTCAACAATCTGGGGGTGCGCACCGCGGGAGTGACGCGGGGGCAGTTGGCGATGACGGTGAATACCGTGGGTTATGTCCAATACGATGAAGACCGCTTGATCCATATTCACCCCAGAGTTGAAGGCTGGGTGGAAAAACTCCACGTCAAGGCGGCTGGCGACCCCGTCGCCAAGGGTGCCGTCCTCTACACCCTGTATTCGCCGATGCTGGTTAATGCCCAGGAAGAACTTCAGTTGGCTTTAAAGCGGAACAACCCCACCTTGATCGCTGCCGCTATGGAGCGTTTGGAAGCCTTGCAGGTTCCCCAGGCCGATATTGATCGCATTAAGCGCACCGGCAAGGTCAGCCAAACCATCACCGTAGCCGCGCCACAATCCGGGGTACTGGACAACCTGATGGTGCGAGAAGGCATGTTTGTGAAGCCTGGAATGGAGATGATGTCCATTGGCCAGCTAGAGCATATTTGGGTGATCGGTGAAGTCTTCGAGCGCCAGGCTGTCAGCGTTAAAGAGGGCGATCCGGTGCGCATGAGGCTGGACTACGTGCCGGGTCGGGAATGGACTGGCAAGGTGGATTATATCTATCCGACCCTTAACCCCAAGACCCGCACTGCCCAGGTCAGGGTGCGATTTGATAACAATGACCGCTACCTGAAACCGGGTATGTTTGCCCAGATGGCTATCGATACACACCCGTCTGAAGCGGCACTGCTCATCCCCCGGGAGGCGTTGATCCGCACTGGCAGCCAATCCCGGGTGGTGCTGGCACAGGGAGAGGGACGGTTTAAATCCATTGCTGTGAAAGTAGGGCGGGTCGGCGAGGATCAGGTGGAAATTCTGTCCGGTTTGGTGGCGGATGATCGCATTGTGACATCAGCGCAGTTTTTGATCGATTCCGAGTCCAGTAAAAGCTCTGATTTTAAACGCATGGACCACGGCGATATGAAGGTCGAGCCCGATAACACGGCGGAGGTCAGTGGCACTGTCAACCGAGTCGACGTGCAAGCTGGCACCGTGAACATCTCCCGGGGGGCCATAGCGAAGTGGGGTAGACCGGCTTCGACACTGGATTTTGGCGTGGGTCGGGGAGTAGACCTCGACGCATTGTCTGAGGGGGATCGTCTTCGATTTCGCTTTCGGGTCGACAATGGCACCTTCACCGTCGTAGAGGTCTTGGAGCACGGCGCCAGTCTCAGTGACACAGATCAGCGGGCACAGGAGCACAGCCATGATTGA